The window CGCCCGCCCTCCCGGAGTGCCGCCCTTCCTCTTCATCATGGAGGAGTCGCTGAGCCAGGCGCACGTGGCCAACCGGACTTGGCGGGCCAAGCGGCAGGCGGGCGCCGGCAACGTGGACCCCTCGCGGCGGGGCGACCTCTCGGTCTGCGACAGCATCAGCCAGTGGGTGACGGACCGGCGGGCAGCCGTCGATGTCCACGGCAAGATGGTGACTGTCATGATTGACGTGCCCACGTCCACCGGCCCCTTGAAGCAGTACTTTTACGAGACCAAGTGCAACGAACGCTCCACTACCGCCCAGGGGGGCTGCCGGGGGGTCGACAAGAGACACTGGATCTCAGAGTGCAAGACCAAAGAATCCTACGTCCGAGCTCTCACCATGGACACACAGAAGCGAGCGGGATGGCGTTGGATACGGATAAACACCTCATGTGTCTGCACATTAATTAATCGAACTGGAAGAATATGACCCTTCCTCAAACCCCCCTTCCCTTTATTTGGTGTTATCTATATGTttgtaaatatataaaatatataaattatttcATTAAGTTTATGGATTGCATGTAAAAAATTATGTTTATACTTTGAACAATTGTATTTATTAATCTTGAATTTACATATTGCTACTGTTTGTATTAACTTATTGTATCTGAAATATATTATTCTTCACTTAACCCCCACCGCGTACGATCAGGCGGTTTCCCTGGGTCGCCAGAGGTCAGAGGTTAATTGGTCAAAGGTCAGCAGGTGCACCGTAAGGCTCCAGTTCAAATCATTCACTTTCCAGATCGTGGAGGGGTCGGGTTGGCTGCAACATAAGAGTTTCGCTGGCCACCCAGTCCAAGAGACTCGAAAGGGAAGCGCATTGGGCGCCACCATAGGTGGGAGGGTGGAACTACTgcgtgacatgtttacatggCAAATTCTCTTGTGAATTTTTCTCTGCAGTAGGCTTtgcactttagggcggcacggtggttagcactgctgcctcacagcgccggtggatccgggttcgattccagccttggatcactgtctgtgcggagttggcacattctccctgtgtctgcgtgggtttcctccgggtgctccgctttcctcccacactccaaagatgtgcaggttcggtggattggccatgctaaattgccccttagtgtccaaagatgtgcaggttagggtggattggccatgctaaattgcaccttagtgtccaaagatgtgcaggttagggtggattggccatgctaaattgcaccttagtgtccaaagatgtgcaggttaggtggattggccatgctaaattgccccttggtgtccaaagatgtgcagtttaggtggattggccatgctaaattgccccttcgtatcagggagactcgcagggtaaatacatggggttacagggatagggtatgggtggaatcgttgttggtgcaggctggatgggccaaatggcctccttctacatcgcagggattctatgattctatgaatgtggaaTCTTGCTCGACAGTCTCAATCCGATTGACTCTGTCAGTTACTGCTGagattatatttatatatttgtaaTACTTGTGTTCATGATGTtgatgtaataagtcctcggaggcagaagccccttcaccaaaatccctttatttacaattcctacagcagtacacagagtgctcgcagtcagcagtctaccttcgggagtgccagaggaactgacactcccggttaaatacaaggaaaagactccctgattggcccatcaattgactccctaatcggggagctcatactccaatagaccaacctcaatggcctgactgaagtcattacagtgggGTTTATTAATCAAGATACAGTTGTGTTGTGATGTTTTGTAACACATACCTGTGCAGGCCAGGGTGTTTGGAAGCAACAACACTGATTCGGCCATTGGACGTTTCAGGAAGTGTCTCTGGTCAACATTTCTGTTTCATTATGAATATTGGGAAGAGTGCGGGTGGGTGGGTTTTGCTCCCTCCTGTGTGAATGTTGTCTTCGTTGAACTATAGGGTGTTGATGGGAAAGGTTTGGAATGCTCTCCGTTCCGAACAGCCGGCTCCAGATTTTCCAATTGTTTATTTTTtaagttaacgtttatttattagtcacgagtaagtcttacattaacactgcaatgaagttactgtgaaaatcccctagtcgccacactccggcccctgttcgggtacactggaaaataggaattaggggcagaaattggcaattcagcccttcgagcctgctctgccaatcaatcagatcatggccaatctctctctggtctcaaatccacctccccacctgttccccatatcccctattcctttttgttttatcaaaaatatgtctatctccttgaaaccattcaacaattcaccgcgatagaatcacagaatccctgcagtgcagaaggaggccattcagcccatcgagcctgcaccgaccacaatcccacccaggccctatccccgtaatcccacataaatgggtatttaccccgctaatccctctaacctacgcatcccgggacactcaggggcaatttagcatggccaatccacctaacccccacatctttgttaTGGAGCAGCGGATTTCAGAAATTCACCATcctccagggtggcacggtggcacagtggttagcactgctgcctcacagcgccagggacctgggttcgattcccgacttgggtcactgtccgtgtggagtttgcaaatactccccgtgtctgcatgggtttcctccgggtgctccggtttcctcccacagtccgaaagacgtgctggttagggtgcattggccatgctaaattctccctcagtgtacccgaacaggcgccggagtgtggcaactaggggattttcacaggaacttcattgcagtgttagtgtaagccttacttgtgacaccaataaataaactttaaaaaactctgCAAGAAGTAAATTCTCTGAGGGAggatttaccacggccaatccatctaacctgcacgtctttcggactgtgggaggaaaccagagcacccggaggaaacccacgcaggcatggggagaacgtgcagactccgcacagacagtgacccgagccgggaatcgaacccgggtccctggcgctgtgaggcagcagtgctgacccaccgtgctaccgtgagcGAATGTTCTTTATCTCGAACAGTCAGGTCGAGATCTTCCGATTGATTCAACAGATTTGGACTGAACCTGCCCAACTCACCTCAGAGCCAACACACTGGAATGGAGCTAGCTTTGTACCCACATCCTCAAGGTGAGAAGCAGTGGTCTTGCCTGTCACCAAGACAACAGGCCTTGACTGTGGGACAACAGGTTGCACTCTTGGCCTCCCGATCAGAAGGTTTTGCAtcagaattgatttattattgtcacatggattagcaAGCAGCGAAATGTATTGCTTGTTGTCCAcgttacagacagagcatactgttcatagagaaggaaaggagacaatgcagaatgtagtgttacagtcatagctcgggtgtcgagaaagatcaacttaatgcgaggtaggtccattcaagagtctgatggcagcagggaagaagctgatcttgagtcggtcggtccgtgacctcagacttttgcatctttttcccgacggaagaaggtggaagagagaatgtccggggtccgtggggtctttgattatgctggctgcttttccaaggcagtgggaagtattgaAACTATTCAACAATTCAGAGCCCACCACactatcatagaattatagaattcctacagtgcggaaggaggccattcagcccattgagcctgcaccgaccacaatcccacccaggccctatccccgtattccCACATTAGcgggtatttacccagctaatccctctaacctgtgaatcccggaacactaaggggcaatttagcatggccaatccatctaacctgcacatctttggacactgagagacAACTGTCTGAAGgtggcacatagaatcatagaatctctacagtgcagaggaagccatgTGGCCCATTCAGTgtccaccaactctctgacagagtatctga of the Mustelus asterias chromosome 21, sMusAst1.hap1.1, whole genome shotgun sequence genome contains:
- the LOC144508869 gene encoding neurotrophin-4-like, which encodes MIPLLYAMVMLYLGITKAAPLQPNSTVRNRGSAQDEPVRQSRLSKDEEAHREYLLDEMVADIQALGGDDDNGDASGKEWDFYSPRVTLAARPPGVPPFLFIMEESLSQAHVANRTWRAKRQAGAGNVDPSRRGDLSVCDSISQWVTDRRAAVDVHGKMVTVMIDVPTSTGPLKQYFYETKCNERSTTAQGGCRGVDKRHWISECKTKESYVRALTMDTQKRAGWRWIRINTSCVCTLINRTGRI